A DNA window from Engystomops pustulosus chromosome 10, aEngPut4.maternal, whole genome shotgun sequence contains the following coding sequences:
- the PRKAA2 gene encoding 5'-AMP-activated protein kinase catalytic subunit alpha-2 isoform X2, whose protein sequence is MMKVLHDQHIDDVQMMATVPCVVGEHQLTGHKVAVKILNRQKIRSLDVAGKIKREIQNLKLFRHPHIIKLYQVISTPTDFFMVMEYVPGGELFDYICKHGRVEEAEARRLFQQILSAVDYCHRHMVVHRDLKPENVLLDAHMNAKIADFGLSNMMSDGEFLRTSCGSPNYAAPEVISGRLYAGPEVDIWSCGVILYALLCGTLPFDDEHVPTLFKKIRGGVFYIPEYLNRSVASLLMHMLQVDPLKRATIKDIREHEWFKQDLPSYLFPEDPSYDANVIDDEAVKEVCEKFECTESEFMNSLYSGDPQDQLAVAYHLIIDNRRIMNQASEFYLASSPPTGSFMDEMHMHPGVKPHPERMPPLIADSPKARNPLDALNTTKPKPLAVKKAKWHLGIRSQSKPHDIMAEVYRAMKQLDFEWKVVNPYHLRVRRKNPVTGNYVKMSLQLYQVDNRSYLLDFKSIDDEVMEHKSGSSTPQRSCSAAGLHRPRLSIDSVSAECPSQSGSMYGSMSGSFSMASPRIGSHTMDFFEMCASLITTLAR, encoded by the exons TTGGGGAGCACCAGCTGACTGGACACAAAGTCGCGGTGAAGATCTTAAACAGACAGAAGATTCGGAGTCTGGATGTAGCCGGAAAAATAAAGCGGGAGATCCAGAACCTGAAGCTTTTCCGTCATCCCCACATTATTAAGCT GTACCAGGTGATCAGCACGCCCACAGACTTCTTCATGGTGATGGAGTACGTACCTGGCGGGGAGCTGTTTGACTATATCTGTAAGCACGGGCGG GTAGAAGAGGCGGAGGCGCGGCGCCTCTTCCAGCAGATCCTGTCGGCTGTGGATTACTGTCACAGACACATGGTGGTCCATCGGGATCTGAAACCGGAGAACGTGTTACTGGACGCACACATGAACGCCAAGATCGCTGACTTTG GTCTGTCTAACATGATGTCGGATGGAGAGTTCCTACGCACGAGTTGCGGTTCCCCAAACTATGCAGCCCCTGAAGTCATATCTGGAAG ACTCTACGCAGGACCGGAGGTGGACATCTGGAGCTGCGGCGTCATCCTCTATGCCCTGCTGTGTGGGACTTTGCCTTTCGACGATGAACACGTCCCGACCCTGTTCAAGAAGATCCGCGGTGGAGTATTCTACATCCCCGAGTACCTGAACCGCTCGGTGGCCTCATTACTGATGCACATGCTGCAGGTGGACCCCCTCAAACGCGCCACCATCAAAGATATAAG AGAACACGAGTGGTTTAAGCAGGACCTTCCCAGCTACCTGTTCCCCGAAGACCCATCGTATGACGCCAACGTTATTGATGATGAAGCCGTCAAAGAAGTTTGTGAAAAATTTGAGTGCACGGAGTCTGAGTTCATGAACAGCCTGTACAGCGGAGACCCCCAGGACCAGCTGGCAGTGGCGTACCACCTCATCATAGACAACCGCAGGATCATGAACCAGGCCAGTGAGTTCTACCTCGCCTCCAGTCCACCCACTGGATCCTTCATGGATGAAATGCACATGCATCCAGGGGTCAAACCTCACCCAGAGCGGATGCCGCCTTTAATAGCTGACAGTCCTAAAGCCAGGAACCCCCTAGATGCCCTCAACACCACCAAACCTAAGCCCCTGGCCGTGAAGAAAGCCAAATGGCACCTGGGGATCCGCAGTCAGAGCAAACCCCATGACATCATGGCCGAGGTGTACAGAGCAATGAAGCAGCTGGATTTTGAATGGAAG GTGGTTAACCCTTATCATCTCCGGGTACGACGGAAGAATCCTGTGACTGGAAACTATGTGAAGATGAGTCTGCAGCTCTACCAGGTGGATAATCGCAGTTATCTGCTGGACTTCAAGAGCATCGACG ATGAAGTCATGGAGCACAAGTCCGGCTCCTCTACTCCGCAGCGCTCTTGTTCTGCAGCCGGTCTGCACCGACCCCGACTGAGCATAGATTCTGTGAGCGCCGAATGCCCTTCCCAAAGCGGATCCATGTACGGCTCCATGTCTGGCTCCTTCTCCATGGCCAGTCCACGGATAGGTAGTCACACCATGGATTTCTTCGAGATGTGCGCCAGCCTGATCACCACGCTGGCCCGCTAG
- the PRKAA2 gene encoding 5'-AMP-activated protein kinase catalytic subunit alpha-2 isoform X3, producing MVMEYVPGGELFDYICKHGRVEEAEARRLFQQILSAVDYCHRHMVVHRDLKPENVLLDAHMNAKIADFGLSNMMSDGEFLRTSCGSPNYAAPEVISGRLYAGPEVDIWSCGVILYALLCGTLPFDDEHVPTLFKKIRGGVFYIPEYLNRSVASLLMHMLQVDPLKRATIKDIREHEWFKQDLPSYLFPEDPSYDANVIDDEAVKEVCEKFECTESEFMNSLYSGDPQDQLAVAYHLIIDNRRIMNQASEFYLASSPPTGSFMDEMHMHPGVKPHPERMPPLIADSPKARNPLDALNTTKPKPLAVKKAKWHLGIRSQSKPHDIMAEVYRAMKQLDFEWKVVNPYHLRVRRKNPVTGNYVKMSLQLYQVDNRSYLLDFKSIDDEVMEHKSGSSTPQRSCSAAGLHRPRLSIDSVSAECPSQSGSMYGSMSGSFSMASPRIGSHTMDFFEMCASLITTLAR from the exons ATGGTGATGGAGTACGTACCTGGCGGGGAGCTGTTTGACTATATCTGTAAGCACGGGCGG GTAGAAGAGGCGGAGGCGCGGCGCCTCTTCCAGCAGATCCTGTCGGCTGTGGATTACTGTCACAGACACATGGTGGTCCATCGGGATCTGAAACCGGAGAACGTGTTACTGGACGCACACATGAACGCCAAGATCGCTGACTTTG GTCTGTCTAACATGATGTCGGATGGAGAGTTCCTACGCACGAGTTGCGGTTCCCCAAACTATGCAGCCCCTGAAGTCATATCTGGAAG ACTCTACGCAGGACCGGAGGTGGACATCTGGAGCTGCGGCGTCATCCTCTATGCCCTGCTGTGTGGGACTTTGCCTTTCGACGATGAACACGTCCCGACCCTGTTCAAGAAGATCCGCGGTGGAGTATTCTACATCCCCGAGTACCTGAACCGCTCGGTGGCCTCATTACTGATGCACATGCTGCAGGTGGACCCCCTCAAACGCGCCACCATCAAAGATATAAG AGAACACGAGTGGTTTAAGCAGGACCTTCCCAGCTACCTGTTCCCCGAAGACCCATCGTATGACGCCAACGTTATTGATGATGAAGCCGTCAAAGAAGTTTGTGAAAAATTTGAGTGCACGGAGTCTGAGTTCATGAACAGCCTGTACAGCGGAGACCCCCAGGACCAGCTGGCAGTGGCGTACCACCTCATCATAGACAACCGCAGGATCATGAACCAGGCCAGTGAGTTCTACCTCGCCTCCAGTCCACCCACTGGATCCTTCATGGATGAAATGCACATGCATCCAGGGGTCAAACCTCACCCAGAGCGGATGCCGCCTTTAATAGCTGACAGTCCTAAAGCCAGGAACCCCCTAGATGCCCTCAACACCACCAAACCTAAGCCCCTGGCCGTGAAGAAAGCCAAATGGCACCTGGGGATCCGCAGTCAGAGCAAACCCCATGACATCATGGCCGAGGTGTACAGAGCAATGAAGCAGCTGGATTTTGAATGGAAG GTGGTTAACCCTTATCATCTCCGGGTACGACGGAAGAATCCTGTGACTGGAAACTATGTGAAGATGAGTCTGCAGCTCTACCAGGTGGATAATCGCAGTTATCTGCTGGACTTCAAGAGCATCGACG ATGAAGTCATGGAGCACAAGTCCGGCTCCTCTACTCCGCAGCGCTCTTGTTCTGCAGCCGGTCTGCACCGACCCCGACTGAGCATAGATTCTGTGAGCGCCGAATGCCCTTCCCAAAGCGGATCCATGTACGGCTCCATGTCTGGCTCCTTCTCCATGGCCAGTCCACGGATAGGTAGTCACACCATGGATTTCTTCGAGATGTGCGCCAGCCTGATCACCACGCTGGCCCGCTAG
- the PRKAA2 gene encoding 5'-AMP-activated protein kinase catalytic subunit alpha-2 isoform X1, which translates to MAERQKHDGRVKIGHYVLGDTLGVGTFGKVKIGEHQLTGHKVAVKILNRQKIRSLDVAGKIKREIQNLKLFRHPHIIKLYQVISTPTDFFMVMEYVPGGELFDYICKHGRVEEAEARRLFQQILSAVDYCHRHMVVHRDLKPENVLLDAHMNAKIADFGLSNMMSDGEFLRTSCGSPNYAAPEVISGRLYAGPEVDIWSCGVILYALLCGTLPFDDEHVPTLFKKIRGGVFYIPEYLNRSVASLLMHMLQVDPLKRATIKDIREHEWFKQDLPSYLFPEDPSYDANVIDDEAVKEVCEKFECTESEFMNSLYSGDPQDQLAVAYHLIIDNRRIMNQASEFYLASSPPTGSFMDEMHMHPGVKPHPERMPPLIADSPKARNPLDALNTTKPKPLAVKKAKWHLGIRSQSKPHDIMAEVYRAMKQLDFEWKVVNPYHLRVRRKNPVTGNYVKMSLQLYQVDNRSYLLDFKSIDDEVMEHKSGSSTPQRSCSAAGLHRPRLSIDSVSAECPSQSGSMYGSMSGSFSMASPRIGSHTMDFFEMCASLITTLAR; encoded by the exons TTGGGGAGCACCAGCTGACTGGACACAAAGTCGCGGTGAAGATCTTAAACAGACAGAAGATTCGGAGTCTGGATGTAGCCGGAAAAATAAAGCGGGAGATCCAGAACCTGAAGCTTTTCCGTCATCCCCACATTATTAAGCT GTACCAGGTGATCAGCACGCCCACAGACTTCTTCATGGTGATGGAGTACGTACCTGGCGGGGAGCTGTTTGACTATATCTGTAAGCACGGGCGG GTAGAAGAGGCGGAGGCGCGGCGCCTCTTCCAGCAGATCCTGTCGGCTGTGGATTACTGTCACAGACACATGGTGGTCCATCGGGATCTGAAACCGGAGAACGTGTTACTGGACGCACACATGAACGCCAAGATCGCTGACTTTG GTCTGTCTAACATGATGTCGGATGGAGAGTTCCTACGCACGAGTTGCGGTTCCCCAAACTATGCAGCCCCTGAAGTCATATCTGGAAG ACTCTACGCAGGACCGGAGGTGGACATCTGGAGCTGCGGCGTCATCCTCTATGCCCTGCTGTGTGGGACTTTGCCTTTCGACGATGAACACGTCCCGACCCTGTTCAAGAAGATCCGCGGTGGAGTATTCTACATCCCCGAGTACCTGAACCGCTCGGTGGCCTCATTACTGATGCACATGCTGCAGGTGGACCCCCTCAAACGCGCCACCATCAAAGATATAAG AGAACACGAGTGGTTTAAGCAGGACCTTCCCAGCTACCTGTTCCCCGAAGACCCATCGTATGACGCCAACGTTATTGATGATGAAGCCGTCAAAGAAGTTTGTGAAAAATTTGAGTGCACGGAGTCTGAGTTCATGAACAGCCTGTACAGCGGAGACCCCCAGGACCAGCTGGCAGTGGCGTACCACCTCATCATAGACAACCGCAGGATCATGAACCAGGCCAGTGAGTTCTACCTCGCCTCCAGTCCACCCACTGGATCCTTCATGGATGAAATGCACATGCATCCAGGGGTCAAACCTCACCCAGAGCGGATGCCGCCTTTAATAGCTGACAGTCCTAAAGCCAGGAACCCCCTAGATGCCCTCAACACCACCAAACCTAAGCCCCTGGCCGTGAAGAAAGCCAAATGGCACCTGGGGATCCGCAGTCAGAGCAAACCCCATGACATCATGGCCGAGGTGTACAGAGCAATGAAGCAGCTGGATTTTGAATGGAAG GTGGTTAACCCTTATCATCTCCGGGTACGACGGAAGAATCCTGTGACTGGAAACTATGTGAAGATGAGTCTGCAGCTCTACCAGGTGGATAATCGCAGTTATCTGCTGGACTTCAAGAGCATCGACG ATGAAGTCATGGAGCACAAGTCCGGCTCCTCTACTCCGCAGCGCTCTTGTTCTGCAGCCGGTCTGCACCGACCCCGACTGAGCATAGATTCTGTGAGCGCCGAATGCCCTTCCCAAAGCGGATCCATGTACGGCTCCATGTCTGGCTCCTTCTCCATGGCCAGTCCACGGATAGGTAGTCACACCATGGATTTCTTCGAGATGTGCGCCAGCCTGATCACCACGCTGGCCCGCTAG